Proteins encoded within one genomic window of Ranitomeya variabilis isolate aRanVar5 chromosome 4, aRanVar5.hap1, whole genome shotgun sequence:
- the LUC7L3 gene encoding luc7-like protein 3 isoform X1, with product MLSAAQLLDELMGRDRNLAPDEKRSNVRWDDDSVCKHFLCEFCPAELFTNTRSDLGPCEKIHDENLRKQYEKSSRFLKVGYEREFLRYLQSLLAEVERRIRRGHARLALSQSQQASGSVGPAGKNEEKIQVLTDKIEALLLQIEELGSEGKVEEAQGMMKLVEQLKEERELLKSTTSTIESFAAQEKQMEVCEVCGAFLIVGDAQSRVDDHLMGKQHMGYAKIKNTVEELKEKLRKKTDEPERDDKLKKEKEEKDREKDREKEKEREKEEKEKKRRREEEERDKDRNRERDKRKRSRSHSRNSSRASERRSSRSRDHKRSRSRDRRRSRSRERQRSRSHNRTDRRHRSRSRDKRRSKSRERKSYKHRSRSRDRERRSKEREKRSSDDKKSSKSSSRDEPSDSRKSDSNEQTSVNGANEGVKSEGDTQSN from the exons ATGTTGTCCGCCGCGCAGTTACTGGACGAGCTGATGGGCCGGGACCGGAACCTGGCGCCGGACGAGAAGCGAAGTAACGTCCGCTGGGATGACGACAGT GTTTGTAAACACTTTCTGTGTGAATTCTGTCCAGCCGAGCTGTTCACAAACACCAGGTcggatttgg GTCCTTGTGAGAAGATCCATGACGAGAACCTGCGTAAACA ATACGAGAAGAGCTCGCGCTTCCTGAAGGTCGGCTATGAGCGGGAGTTCCTGCGGTACTTGCAGAGCTTGCTGGCCGAGGTGGAGCGGCGGATCCGCAGGGGTCACGCACGGCTGGCTCTGTCCCAGAGTCAGCAGGCATCTGGG TCTGTTGGGCCTGCGGGGAAGAATGAGGAGAAGATCCAAGTATTGACAGATAAAATTGAAGCCTTGCTGCTGCAG ATAGAGGAGCTCGGCTCTGAAGGAAAAGTAGAGGAAGCGCAGGGAATGATGAAACTCGTCGAACAATTGAAGGAAGAGCGGGAACTTCTGAAGTCTACGACATCG ACCATTGAAAGTTTTGCTGCCCAGGAGAAGCAGATGGAGGTGTGCGAGGTCTGCGGTGCCTTCCTGATTGTTGGAGACGCTCAGTCCCGGGTGGACGACCATCTTATGGGCAAACAACACATGGGCTACGCCAAAATAAAGAACACGGTGGAGGAGTTAAAG GAAAAACTTAGGAAAAAGACAGATGAGCCCGAGCGGGACGATAAGTTAAAAaaggagaaagaagaaaaagaTAGGGAAAAAGACAGGGAAAAAGAAAAGGAACGCGAGAAAGAAGAGAAGGAGAAGAAACGGCGCAGAGAGGAAGAAGAGCGAGACAAAGACAGAAACCGAGAGCGTGACAAGCGCAAAAGAAGCCGTTCCCACAGCCGCAACTCCAGCAGAGCGTCCGAAAGGAGGAGCAGCCGGTCCCGTGACCACAAGAGGTCGCGGAGCAGGGACCGGAGGAGAAGCAG AAGCCGGGAACGCCAGCGTAGCCGAAGCCACAACAGAACGGACCGGAGGCACCGGTCCCGCAGCAGAGACAAGCGGCGATCCAAAAGCAGAGAGCGCAAATCTTACAAACACAGGAGTAGAAGCCGAGACAGAGAGCGGAGGTCAAAGGAAAGAG aaaaaaGAAGCTCCGACGACAAAAAAAGCAGCAAGTCGAGCAGTCGGGACGAACCGAGCGACTCCCGCAAGTCCGACTCTAACGAGCAGACCTCAGTGAATGGGGCCAACGAGGGCGTAAAATCTGAAGGTGACACTCAGTCCAATTAA
- the LUC7L3 gene encoding luc7-like protein 3 isoform X2, which translates to MLSAAQLLDELMGRDRNLAPDEKRSNVRWDDDSVCKHFLCEFCPAELFTNTRSDLGPCEKIHDENLRKQYEKSSRFLKVGYEREFLRYLQSLLAEVERRIRRGHARLALSQSQQASGSVGPAGKNEEKIQVLTDKIEALLLQIEELGSEGKVEEAQGMMKLVEQLKEERELLKSTTSTIESFAAQEKQMEVCEVCGAFLIVGDAQSRVDDHLMGKQHMGYAKIKNTVEELKEKLRKKTDEPERDDKLKKEKEEKDREKDREKEKEREKEEKEKKRRREEEERDKDRNRERDKRKRSRSHSRNSSRASERRSSRSRDHKRSRSRDRRRSSRERQRSRSHNRTDRRHRSRSRDKRRSKSRERKSYKHRSRSRDRERRSKEREKRSSDDKKSSKSSSRDEPSDSRKSDSNEQTSVNGANEGVKSEGDTQSN; encoded by the exons ATGTTGTCCGCCGCGCAGTTACTGGACGAGCTGATGGGCCGGGACCGGAACCTGGCGCCGGACGAGAAGCGAAGTAACGTCCGCTGGGATGACGACAGT GTTTGTAAACACTTTCTGTGTGAATTCTGTCCAGCCGAGCTGTTCACAAACACCAGGTcggatttgg GTCCTTGTGAGAAGATCCATGACGAGAACCTGCGTAAACA ATACGAGAAGAGCTCGCGCTTCCTGAAGGTCGGCTATGAGCGGGAGTTCCTGCGGTACTTGCAGAGCTTGCTGGCCGAGGTGGAGCGGCGGATCCGCAGGGGTCACGCACGGCTGGCTCTGTCCCAGAGTCAGCAGGCATCTGGG TCTGTTGGGCCTGCGGGGAAGAATGAGGAGAAGATCCAAGTATTGACAGATAAAATTGAAGCCTTGCTGCTGCAG ATAGAGGAGCTCGGCTCTGAAGGAAAAGTAGAGGAAGCGCAGGGAATGATGAAACTCGTCGAACAATTGAAGGAAGAGCGGGAACTTCTGAAGTCTACGACATCG ACCATTGAAAGTTTTGCTGCCCAGGAGAAGCAGATGGAGGTGTGCGAGGTCTGCGGTGCCTTCCTGATTGTTGGAGACGCTCAGTCCCGGGTGGACGACCATCTTATGGGCAAACAACACATGGGCTACGCCAAAATAAAGAACACGGTGGAGGAGTTAAAG GAAAAACTTAGGAAAAAGACAGATGAGCCCGAGCGGGACGATAAGTTAAAAaaggagaaagaagaaaaagaTAGGGAAAAAGACAGGGAAAAAGAAAAGGAACGCGAGAAAGAAGAGAAGGAGAAGAAACGGCGCAGAGAGGAAGAAGAGCGAGACAAAGACAGAAACCGAGAGCGTGACAAGCGCAAAAGAAGCCGTTCCCACAGCCGCAACTCCAGCAGAGCGTCCGAAAGGAGGAGCAGCCGGTCCCGTGACCACAAGAGGTCGCGGAGCAGGGACCGGAGGAGAAGCAG CCGGGAACGCCAGCGTAGCCGAAGCCACAACAGAACGGACCGGAGGCACCGGTCCCGCAGCAGAGACAAGCGGCGATCCAAAAGCAGAGAGCGCAAATCTTACAAACACAGGAGTAGAAGCCGAGACAGAGAGCGGAGGTCAAAGGAAAGAG aaaaaaGAAGCTCCGACGACAAAAAAAGCAGCAAGTCGAGCAGTCGGGACGAACCGAGCGACTCCCGCAAGTCCGACTCTAACGAGCAGACCTCAGTGAATGGGGCCAACGAGGGCGTAAAATCTGAAGGTGACACTCAGTCCAATTAA